From the Hymenobacter yonginensis genome, one window contains:
- a CDS encoding response regulator — MNILVVDDETDVKPLFELRFRREIRSGEHLFTFVFSGEDALEYLHQHPTEPVVVLSDINMPGMSGLELLRRIRASHELPATRVLMLTANADDASRQQARYDGAEDLLAKPVDFAALKHKLSLEPAA, encoded by the coding sequence ATGAACATACTGGTAGTCGACGACGAAACGGACGTGAAGCCGTTGTTTGAGCTGCGCTTCCGCCGCGAGATTCGCAGCGGGGAGCACCTGTTCACGTTCGTGTTTTCGGGCGAGGACGCCCTGGAGTACCTGCACCAGCACCCCACCGAGCCGGTGGTGGTGCTTTCTGATATCAATATGCCGGGAATGAGCGGACTGGAGCTGTTGCGGCGCATCCGGGCCAGCCACGAGCTGCCTGCCACCCGCGTGCTGATGCTCACGGCCAACGCCGACGACGCCAGCCGCCAGCAGGCCCGCTACGACGGCGCCGAAGACCTGCTGGCCAAGCCCGTGGACTTTGCCGCCCTCAAACACAAGCTTAGCCTGGAGCCGGCCGCATGA
- a CDS encoding cyclic nucleotide-binding domain-containing protein has translation MNAAQYWHRLLGIRTPEATTVWLFFLHHFLLGAGTMLVYVTASVVLLESHPDHSLPLSYLVAALALVLVGRAYARLEHRLSLRYLAVWVLVAVLLLTGGVAALLLLGHSLAAVLALVVGYRLIYLLTNLEFWGLSALVFDVRQSKRLFSLISAGDLPAKALGAVLATTVYAHAQLTLLLATALLLYASTFFTLRAILRRHPLHARHVPARPWQPAAVSWLPGGTALVRAMGLGVLALAAVMAGTEYLFFVNVKQRYHHSTDLIVYIGQMLAITYLLATVFKLLVSRPALERLGARWALAVLPLALLVAVLLFVPLRALGLTENRVLLYCCTLYLLVEVLRRAVFDPIFLVLLQPLSAVQRLQGHTMLKGLYEPLGMALAGGLFLGLPLLGLRSTWGHLVWMGLLLLAALWLLHRAYQHYLAELHEALELRFIDHRELALPATARALMLRSLGSPRPAEVLPALQWLQVHFPEALAEAAPALLHYPNDQVRSQALLLLPSSQLPPELLHRLATSDPAPHLRQAAAQRLGSHPLLVLETLQALLNPADVAACAGALHGRLATKPNCALAQESLARLLALPTPAARQAALGLSHYLPASQQAALLHQALRSPDPGVVQAGLRAVLQVPAAVHATLDLAPALLKLLPHAAFRAPATACLVQLADAALPHLRQALRPVLPVTPAMLHLPAILGRIGSPASRLLLLELVQRPALALRAVALRALRSFHPHPTDRPLFKKLLREEITLAHRLLRGLGTEPGGPLAASLAYELASLQQRIFGLLVQLYETTTVVQAQRNLAQASPERRANALELLDNVLPRSLYLALQAVLDDHLPPAEKARLLNDLLPPLPGTEALSAFVVRQGEAVFSAWTLSMALRHWQPTAHDLRWLRPYLHSSQPLLQESALLALNHLRINGYAHFQQLLAAHPSLSTYLMHPASDTAAVSIIEQVLLLKSTALFAETPENVLTSIVAILQEVSYADQQLIFRKGELGACLFVVYAGEVDILDGPRQLARFGKGECFGELALFDAEPRSASAVAAGPARLFRLDQEDFYELMEERGEVLRNVVRVLCQRLRRQNEMVG, from the coding sequence ATGAACGCAGCGCAGTACTGGCACCGGCTGCTCGGCATTCGCACCCCGGAGGCAACTACCGTCTGGCTGTTTTTCCTGCACCACTTCCTGCTGGGGGCCGGCACCATGCTGGTGTACGTCACGGCCTCAGTGGTGCTACTGGAAAGCCACCCCGACCACAGCCTGCCGCTCTCGTACCTGGTGGCGGCGCTGGCGCTGGTGCTGGTGGGGCGCGCCTACGCCCGGCTGGAGCATCGGCTGTCGTTGCGGTACCTAGCGGTGTGGGTGCTGGTGGCGGTGCTGCTGCTCACGGGTGGAGTGGCGGCGCTGCTGCTGCTGGGCCACTCGCTGGCGGCGGTGCTGGCGCTGGTGGTGGGCTACCGCCTGATTTATCTGCTCACCAACCTGGAGTTCTGGGGGTTGTCGGCGCTGGTGTTTGATGTGCGGCAGAGCAAGCGCCTGTTCAGCCTCATCAGCGCCGGCGACCTGCCCGCCAAGGCCCTGGGGGCCGTGCTGGCCACCACCGTCTATGCCCATGCCCAGCTAACGCTGCTGCTGGCAACGGCGCTGCTGCTGTATGCCAGCACGTTTTTCACGTTGCGCGCCATTCTGCGGCGGCACCCGCTGCACGCGCGCCACGTGCCGGCGCGGCCCTGGCAGCCGGCGGCCGTATCGTGGCTGCCGGGCGGCACCGCGCTGGTGAGGGCCATGGGGCTTGGCGTGCTGGCGCTGGCCGCCGTCATGGCCGGCACCGAGTACCTGTTTTTCGTGAACGTGAAGCAGCGCTACCATCACTCCACCGACCTGATTGTCTACATCGGGCAGATGCTGGCCATTACGTATCTGCTGGCCACGGTCTTTAAGCTTCTGGTTTCGAGGCCAGCGCTGGAGCGGCTGGGGGCGCGCTGGGCGCTGGCCGTGCTGCCGCTGGCGCTGCTGGTGGCAGTGCTGCTGTTTGTGCCGCTGCGGGCCCTGGGCCTCACCGAAAACCGGGTGCTGCTGTATTGCTGCACGCTGTATCTGCTGGTGGAAGTGCTGCGCCGGGCGGTGTTCGACCCCATATTCTTGGTGCTGCTGCAGCCGCTGAGTGCGGTGCAGCGGCTGCAGGGCCACACTATGCTCAAGGGCCTGTATGAGCCGTTGGGCATGGCGCTGGCGGGGGGGCTGTTTCTGGGGCTGCCGCTGCTGGGGCTGCGCAGCACCTGGGGCCATCTGGTGTGGATGGGACTGCTGCTGCTGGCGGCGCTGTGGCTGCTGCACCGGGCCTACCAGCACTACCTGGCCGAACTCCACGAAGCGCTGGAGCTGCGTTTCATCGACCACCGGGAGCTGGCCCTGCCCGCCACGGCCCGGGCCCTGATGCTGCGCAGCCTTGGCAGTCCGCGCCCCGCCGAGGTGCTGCCCGCGCTGCAGTGGCTGCAGGTACACTTTCCGGAAGCCCTGGCCGAAGCGGCCCCTGCCCTGCTCCACTACCCCAACGACCAAGTGCGCAGCCAGGCCCTGCTGCTGCTGCCCAGCAGCCAGCTGCCTCCGGAGCTCCTGCACCGGCTGGCCACCTCCGACCCCGCCCCACACCTGCGCCAGGCCGCGGCCCAGCGCCTCGGCAGCCACCCCTTGTTGGTATTGGAAACCCTGCAAGCCCTGCTGAACCCCGCCGACGTGGCGGCCTGCGCCGGGGCGCTGCATGGGCGGCTGGCCACCAAGCCTAACTGCGCACTTGCTCAGGAAAGCCTGGCCCGGCTGCTGGCGCTGCCAACGCCGGCCGCGCGGCAGGCCGCGCTGGGGCTCAGCCACTACCTGCCCGCCTCGCAGCAGGCGGCGCTGCTGCACCAGGCGCTCCGCAGCCCTGACCCCGGCGTGGTGCAGGCCGGCCTGCGCGCCGTGCTGCAGGTACCGGCCGCTGTGCACGCCACCCTCGACTTGGCTCCGGCTCTTCTGAAGCTGCTGCCGCACGCTGCCTTCAGGGCCCCGGCCACCGCCTGCCTCGTGCAGCTCGCCGATGCAGCCCTGCCGCACCTGCGGCAGGCGCTACGGCCGGTGCTACCGGTTACGCCGGCTATGCTGCACCTGCCGGCTATTCTGGGCCGCATCGGGAGTCCGGCGAGCCGGCTGCTGCTGCTGGAGCTGGTGCAACGCCCCGCGCTGGCGCTGCGCGCCGTTGCTTTGCGGGCCTTACGCAGCTTTCATCCCCACCCCACCGACCGGCCCCTGTTCAAAAAGCTGCTGCGCGAGGAAATCACGCTGGCGCACCGCCTGCTGCGGGGGCTGGGCACTGAGCCGGGCGGGCCGCTGGCTGCCAGCCTCGCCTATGAGCTGGCCAGCCTGCAGCAGCGCATCTTCGGCCTGCTGGTGCAGCTCTACGAAACCACCACCGTAGTGCAGGCGCAGCGCAACCTGGCGCAGGCCAGCCCGGAGCGGCGCGCCAACGCCCTGGAGCTGCTCGACAACGTGCTGCCGCGCAGCCTCTACCTGGCCCTGCAGGCCGTGCTCGACGACCACCTGCCCCCGGCCGAAAAGGCCCGCCTCCTCAACGACCTGCTGCCCCCGCTGCCCGGCACCGAAGCGCTGAGCGCGTTTGTGGTGCGCCAGGGCGAGGCCGTATTCTCTGCCTGGACGCTCAGCATGGCGCTGCGCCACTGGCAGCCCACCGCCCACGACCTGCGCTGGCTGCGGCCCTACCTGCACTCCAGCCAGCCTCTGCTGCAGGAAAGCGCCCTGCTGGCCCTGAACCACCTTCGCATCAATGGCTACGCGCATTTTCAGCAGCTGCTGGCTGCGCATCCCTCCCTTTCTACCTACCTCATGCACCCCGCCTCCGATACCGCCGCCGTTTCCATCATCGAGCAGGTGCTGCTGCTCAAAAGCACGGCCCTATTTGCCGAAACGCCCGAAAACGTGCTGACCAGTATTGTGGCCATCCTGCAGGAAGTCAGCTACGCCGATCAGCAGCTCATCTTCCGGAAAGGGGAGCTGGGTGCCTGCCTGTTTGTGGTGTACGCCGGCGAGGTCGACATCCTGGACGGGCCGCGGCAGCTGGCGCGCTTCGGCAAAGGCGAGTGTTTCGGCGAGCTGGCCTTGTTCGATGCCGAACCGCGCTCCGCCTCGGCGGTAGCCGCCGGCCCCGCCCGCCTGTTCCGACTGGATCAGGAGGATTTCTACGAGCTAATGGAGGAGCGCGGCGAGGTGCTGCGCAACGTAGTGCGGGTGCTTTGCCAGCGCCTGCGCCGCCAGAATGAAATGGTGGGGTGA
- a CDS encoding DUF5686 and carboxypeptidase-like regulatory domain-containing protein, translated as MLLPYRYHFLLLLLLLAGAGSTQAQQLLLTGRITEAATGKPVPFASVFVPGTTAGATADENGRYSLSTAPADTVVASAMGFAALKKPIRREAARQTIDFALGAGAVSLGEVVVRPRENPAYAIMRRVQQQKNRNNKARLDAFEFDSYNRTEISLNNLPAQVSNRKVLRQMTAVADSLGLERGADGKPVVPIFATEIDSRYYVLRQPLRRREEIRHSRMRGMAPREGSVISQVTGSSFQDWDFYRNWQQIMGKDFVSPIADGWKFSYEYELQDSVFIGKDYCYQLAVTPRRAQDLAFTGTIWITADSYALRRIDVYVSPEANLNFIDQIKVKQDLTPTAAGPWLPLQTRVLVGIRPSKQSTGVVARFVTINSNFEAQKEHPLAFYDRPLETLAAPVGPASKEPDNFFELNRPDTLSVQEARTLMVLDSVRKLPAVRSLLEVADVVVNGYYRVGKFDLGPVLATVGYNNIEGLRPRIGFRTTPEISRDWTVRAYLAYGLRDGRFKYGARATHVLDRRSWTTLGFEYRHDLDQVALLDNDYALENPLFEASARLGNIDRGRPVLRDLSALSLQSDLFRGFTQKVTFRHQQFRPLYRFAYYTGDVRVGAPTDDQFSLSEIVLESRYAPDEVLVQNENQNRRTSFGLKRLPITTLRYTLGLNRFLGGDFRYHKLNLLVAQSVRLGQLGRSTYTLDAGYIPSTVPYPILKAHLGNQSPFYNAGAYNLMRYFEFVSDRYVALRLDHHFEGFLLNSVPALKQLNWRLVATGNVLYGGVARANDAIIPELDPASGEPLPRFQPLGRLPYAEVGYGVENIFRVARVDFLHRLTYRSSPGARNFGVKFSLQFSL; from the coding sequence TTGTTGCTTCCTTACCGCTACCACTTTCTGTTGTTGCTTTTGCTGCTGGCCGGCGCCGGTTCAACCCAGGCCCAGCAGCTGCTGCTGACCGGCCGCATCACGGAGGCCGCCACGGGCAAGCCGGTGCCGTTTGCGTCGGTGTTTGTGCCCGGCACCACGGCTGGCGCCACCGCCGATGAAAACGGCCGCTACTCGCTCAGCACCGCCCCGGCCGACACGGTGGTGGCGTCGGCCATGGGCTTTGCGGCCCTCAAGAAGCCCATCCGGCGGGAGGCCGCTCGCCAGACCATCGACTTTGCGCTTGGGGCCGGGGCCGTGAGCTTGGGCGAGGTGGTGGTGCGGCCCCGCGAGAATCCGGCTTACGCCATCATGCGGCGCGTGCAGCAGCAGAAAAACCGCAACAACAAGGCCCGGCTGGATGCCTTCGAATTCGACTCTTACAACCGCACCGAAATCAGCCTCAATAACCTGCCCGCGCAGGTGAGCAACCGCAAGGTGCTGCGCCAGATGACAGCCGTGGCCGACAGCCTAGGGCTGGAGCGCGGCGCCGACGGCAAGCCGGTGGTGCCCATTTTCGCCACCGAAATCGACTCGCGGTACTATGTGCTCCGCCAGCCGCTGCGCCGCCGCGAGGAAATCCGACACAGCCGCATGCGCGGCATGGCCCCGCGTGAGGGCTCGGTGATTTCGCAGGTGACAGGTTCCTCGTTTCAGGACTGGGACTTCTACCGCAACTGGCAGCAGATCATGGGCAAGGACTTTGTGTCGCCGATTGCCGACGGCTGGAAGTTCTCCTACGAATACGAGCTGCAGGACTCGGTTTTCATTGGCAAGGACTACTGCTACCAGCTGGCCGTGACGCCGCGCCGGGCGCAGGATCTGGCCTTCACGGGCACCATCTGGATTACGGCCGACAGCTACGCGCTGCGCCGTATCGACGTGTATGTCAGCCCCGAAGCCAACCTCAACTTCATCGACCAGATCAAAGTAAAGCAGGACCTGACGCCTACCGCGGCCGGCCCCTGGCTGCCGCTGCAGACGCGGGTGTTGGTGGGCATCCGGCCCAGCAAGCAAAGCACCGGCGTGGTAGCCCGCTTCGTCACCATCAACTCCAACTTCGAGGCCCAGAAAGAGCACCCACTGGCCTTCTACGACCGGCCGCTGGAAACCCTGGCCGCCCCGGTGGGCCCGGCCAGCAAGGAGCCCGACAACTTCTTTGAACTGAACCGCCCCGATACGCTGAGCGTGCAGGAGGCGCGCACCCTGATGGTGCTGGATTCGGTGCGTAAGCTGCCGGCCGTGCGCTCGTTGCTGGAGGTGGCCGATGTGGTGGTGAACGGCTACTACCGGGTGGGCAAGTTCGACCTGGGCCCGGTGCTGGCCACCGTGGGCTACAACAACATCGAGGGGCTGCGGCCGCGCATCGGGTTCCGGACCACGCCCGAAATCAGCCGCGACTGGACGGTGCGCGCCTACCTGGCCTACGGCCTGCGCGACGGCCGCTTCAAGTACGGCGCCCGCGCCACCCACGTCCTCGACCGCCGCTCCTGGACTACGCTGGGCTTCGAATACCGACACGACCTCGACCAGGTGGCGCTGCTCGACAACGACTACGCGCTGGAAAACCCGCTGTTTGAGGCCTCGGCCCGCCTCGGCAACATCGACCGGGGCCGGCCCGTGCTCCGCGACCTGTCGGCGCTGTCGTTGCAGTCGGATCTGTTTCGGGGCTTCACCCAGAAGGTCACGTTCCGGCACCAGCAGTTCCGGCCGCTCTACCGTTTCGCCTACTACACCGGCGACGTGCGCGTGGGCGCCCCCACCGACGACCAGTTCAGCTTGTCGGAAATCGTGCTGGAGTCGCGCTACGCCCCCGACGAGGTGCTGGTGCAAAACGAAAACCAGAACCGCCGCACCTCGTTTGGGCTCAAGCGCCTGCCCATCACCACGCTGCGCTACACGCTGGGCCTCAACCGGTTTCTGGGCGGCGACTTCCGCTACCACAAGCTCAACCTGCTGGTGGCGCAGAGCGTGCGCCTGGGCCAGCTGGGCCGCAGCACCTACACGCTGGATGCCGGTTACATCCCGAGCACGGTGCCCTACCCCATTCTGAAAGCTCACCTCGGCAACCAGTCGCCGTTCTACAACGCCGGGGCCTACAACCTGATGCGCTACTTCGAGTTCGTGAGTGACCGGTACGTGGCCCTGCGCCTCGACCACCACTTCGAGGGCTTTCTGCTGAACTCGGTGCCGGCGCTCAAGCAGCTGAACTGGCGCCTGGTAGCTACCGGCAACGTGCTCTACGGCGGCGTAGCCCGCGCCAACGACGCCATCATCCCGGAACTAGACCCTGCCAGCGGCGAGCCGCTGCCCCGCTTCCAGCCGCTGGGCCGCCTGCCCTACGCCGAGGTGGGCTACGGCGTCGAAAACATCTTCCGGGTGGCCCGCGTTGACTTCCTGCACCGCCTCACATACCGTAGCTCGCCGGGAGCCCGTAACTTTGGGGTGAAATTCAGTCTGCAGTTTAGTTTGTAG
- a CDS encoding adenylate/guanylate cyclase domain-containing protein translates to MKTKILVVDDEADLQLLIRQRFRRKIREEAYEFLFAGNGEEALAVLAAHPDIDVVLADINMPVMDGLTLLTHLREANPVVKTVIVSAYGDMANIRTAMNRGAFDFVCKPVDFNDLELTIEKTIAQVQELRTALHMMEENKVLRLYVDETVLKFMARPEFSNRLLASETVQATVVFIDICGFTMLAEKMPAQEVVAMLNTYFDQMVKEIITQGGYVDKFIGDAVMAVFRGDYHLDRAIDAALAVRSLVQTIPRALPESLDYEPAVSIGISSGEMVSGNIGSATLRRLDYTVIGDVVNLGQRLQDAAQRHQILITDAIHTRVQDSFRCQAVGEVRLKNKAEPVLLYEVLE, encoded by the coding sequence ATGAAAACCAAGATTCTGGTAGTTGACGACGAGGCCGACCTGCAGCTGCTGATCCGGCAGCGCTTCCGCCGCAAAATCCGGGAGGAAGCCTACGAGTTTCTGTTTGCCGGCAACGGCGAAGAGGCCCTGGCCGTGCTGGCCGCCCACCCCGACATCGACGTGGTGCTGGCCGACATCAACATGCCCGTGATGGACGGCCTGACGCTGCTCACGCACCTGCGCGAGGCCAACCCGGTGGTGAAAACGGTGATAGTCTCGGCCTACGGCGACATGGCCAACATCCGGACGGCCATGAACCGCGGGGCCTTCGACTTCGTGTGCAAGCCGGTGGATTTCAACGACCTGGAGTTGACCATCGAAAAAACCATTGCCCAGGTGCAGGAGCTGCGCACGGCCCTGCACATGATGGAGGAAAACAAGGTGCTGCGCCTCTACGTCGACGAAACGGTGCTCAAGTTCATGGCCCGGCCCGAGTTCAGCAACCGGCTGCTGGCCAGCGAAACCGTGCAGGCCACGGTGGTTTTCATTGATATCTGCGGCTTCACGATGCTGGCCGAGAAGATGCCGGCCCAGGAGGTAGTGGCCATGCTTAACACCTACTTCGACCAGATGGTGAAAGAGATTATCACGCAGGGCGGCTACGTCGATAAATTCATTGGCGACGCCGTCATGGCCGTATTCCGCGGCGACTACCACCTCGACCGGGCCATTGATGCCGCGCTGGCCGTGCGCAGCCTCGTGCAGACTATCCCGCGGGCCCTGCCCGAAAGCCTCGACTATGAGCCGGCTGTGTCCATCGGCATCAGCTCCGGCGAAATGGTGTCCGGTAACATCGGCTCGGCCACGCTGCGCCGCCTCGACTACACCGTCATTGGAGATGTAGTGAACCTGGGTCAGCGCCTGCAGGATGCCGCCCAGCGCCACCAGATCCTCATCACCGACGCCATCCATACCCGCGTGCAGGACTCATTCCGGTGCCAGGCCGTAGGTGAGGTGCGCCTCAAGAACAAAGCCGAGCCGGTGCTGCTGTATGAGGTATTGGAGTGA
- the metH gene encoding methionine synthase has protein sequence MPTVLPAPATTSPLHDILRQRVLILDGAMGTMIQRHTLTEEDFRGTRFADHPKPLRGNNDLLSLTRPDIIRGIHDEYFAAGADMVETNTFSGTTIAQADYALEHVVYELNYESARLARESADAFTALTPDKPRFVAGAVGPTNRTASLSPDVNRPGFRAVTFDELATAYLEQVRGLVDGGSDALLIETIFDTLNAKAALYAVQKFFDEGGKVVPVMISGTITDASGRTLSGQTVEAFWNSIRHLPLLSVGLNCALGADQLKMYIKELSRIADVHISAYPNAGLPNAFGGYDESAQEFAGVVEGYLADGLVTVVGGCCGTTPQHIGELARLAEKYAPRTLPEVPKATRLSGLEPFGVYPDSLFVNVGERCNVTGSRAFARLIRTGNYEAALQVARDQVEGGAQVIDVNMDEGMLDSEQAMTTFLNLIASEPDISRVPVMIDSSKWSVLEAGLKCVQGKSIVNSISLKEGEDVFRQRARTVRQYGAAVVVMAFDENGQADNYEKRIEICRRSYDILVNEVGFPAEDIIFDPNILTVGTGMEEHRNYALDFIEAVRWIKANLPGALTSGGVSNISFSFRGNDVVREAMHSAFLYHAIRAGLDMGIVNPSQLAVYDEVPQDLLELVEDVLLNRRPDATERLVDFADTVKQKDKVEVVADAWRSLPVKERLQHALVKGITEFIDQDTEEVRQLVGRPLEVIEGPLMAGMNVVGDLFGAGKMFLPQVVKSARVMKKAVAYLEPYLLADKQSGDRQTAGKILLATVKGDVHDIGKNIVGVVLACNNFDIVDLGVMVPLERILDEAQKQQVDVIGLSGLITPSLDEMVYVAQEMEKRGLKTPLLIGGATTSRLHAAVKIAPNYSGPIVHVNDASRSVGVAAALLGSADAEYARTVREEYRQLREDYAGRQRDKNYLTIEAARENGFQADWAATPIVKPTFLGTKTLEDYDLAELATYIDWTPFFQTWELKGRYPRILEDPNVGEAATQLFHDAQKMLRQIIDEKLLTARAVIGFWPANTVGHDTVQVFTDDSRTKVATEFFTLRQQSEKAEGVPNLAFSDFVAPLETGRADYIGGFAVTAGIGIEKHLERFEAEHDDYSSILMKALADRLAEAFAERLHQRVREEFWGYDPAENLTNEDLIQEKYKGVRPAPGYPGCPDHTEKITLFNLLDAETATGIRLTENLAMYPASSVSGLYYAHPDSRYFGLGRIGQDQVADMAQRKNMPLPELERWLMPNLNYEPAAVPVTAG, from the coding sequence ATGCCGACCGTCCTCCCTGCCCCCGCCACTACTTCCCCCCTCCACGACATCCTGCGTCAGCGCGTGCTGATTCTCGACGGCGCCATGGGCACCATGATCCAGCGCCACACGCTCACGGAGGAGGATTTCCGGGGCACGCGCTTCGCCGACCACCCCAAGCCCCTGCGCGGCAACAACGACCTACTCAGCCTCACCCGCCCCGATATCATCCGGGGCATTCACGACGAGTACTTCGCCGCCGGGGCCGACATGGTGGAAACCAACACCTTCAGCGGCACCACCATCGCCCAGGCCGACTACGCGCTGGAGCACGTGGTGTACGAGCTGAACTACGAGTCGGCGCGGCTGGCGCGGGAGTCGGCGGATGCCTTTACGGCCCTCACGCCCGACAAGCCGCGCTTCGTGGCCGGGGCCGTGGGGCCCACCAACCGCACCGCCAGCCTCTCGCCCGACGTGAACCGCCCCGGCTTCCGGGCCGTGACCTTCGACGAGCTGGCCACCGCCTACCTGGAGCAGGTGCGCGGCCTCGTGGACGGCGGCTCCGACGCGCTGCTCATCGAAACCATTTTCGATACGCTCAACGCCAAGGCCGCTTTGTACGCGGTGCAGAAGTTCTTTGATGAAGGCGGCAAAGTGGTGCCCGTCATGATTTCGGGCACGATTACCGACGCCTCGGGCCGCACCCTGAGCGGGCAGACGGTGGAGGCCTTCTGGAACTCCATCCGCCATTTGCCGCTGCTGAGCGTGGGCCTGAACTGCGCCCTCGGGGCCGACCAGCTCAAGATGTATATCAAGGAACTGAGCCGCATTGCCGACGTGCACATTTCGGCCTACCCCAACGCCGGTCTGCCCAACGCCTTCGGCGGCTACGATGAGTCGGCCCAGGAATTTGCGGGCGTGGTGGAAGGCTACCTGGCCGACGGCCTCGTGACGGTGGTGGGCGGCTGCTGTGGCACCACACCCCAGCACATCGGCGAGCTGGCCCGCCTGGCGGAGAAATACGCGCCGCGCACCCTGCCCGAGGTACCCAAAGCCACCCGCCTGAGTGGCCTAGAGCCGTTTGGCGTGTACCCCGACAGCCTGTTCGTGAACGTGGGCGAGCGGTGCAACGTGACCGGCAGCCGCGCCTTTGCCCGTCTCATCCGCACCGGCAACTACGAAGCCGCCCTGCAAGTGGCCCGCGACCAAGTGGAAGGCGGCGCGCAGGTTATCGACGTGAACATGGATGAAGGCATGCTCGACTCGGAGCAGGCCATGACCACCTTCCTGAACCTGATTGCCTCGGAGCCCGATATTTCGCGGGTGCCCGTCATGATTGACTCCTCGAAGTGGAGCGTGCTGGAAGCCGGCCTCAAGTGCGTGCAGGGCAAGAGCATCGTCAACTCGATTTCCCTGAAGGAAGGCGAGGACGTGTTCCGGCAGCGGGCCCGCACCGTGCGCCAGTACGGTGCCGCCGTGGTGGTCATGGCCTTCGACGAGAACGGCCAGGCCGATAACTACGAGAAGCGCATCGAAATCTGCCGCCGCAGCTACGACATCCTGGTGAACGAGGTCGGTTTCCCGGCCGAGGACATCATTTTCGACCCCAACATCCTGACGGTGGGCACCGGCATGGAGGAGCACCGCAACTACGCGCTGGACTTCATCGAGGCCGTCCGCTGGATCAAAGCCAACCTGCCCGGCGCCCTCACCAGCGGTGGCGTTTCGAACATCAGCTTCTCGTTCCGCGGCAACGACGTGGTGCGCGAGGCCATGCACTCGGCCTTCCTCTACCACGCCATCCGCGCCGGCCTGGACATGGGCATCGTGAACCCGAGCCAGCTGGCCGTGTACGACGAGGTGCCGCAGGATCTGTTGGAACTGGTGGAAGACGTGCTGCTCAACCGCCGCCCCGATGCCACCGAGCGCCTCGTGGACTTCGCCGACACGGTGAAGCAGAAAGACAAAGTGGAAGTGGTGGCCGACGCCTGGCGCAGTCTGCCGGTGAAGGAACGTTTGCAGCACGCCTTGGTAAAAGGTATTACCGAGTTCATCGACCAGGATACCGAGGAAGTGCGGCAGCTGGTAGGCCGCCCGCTAGAGGTGATTGAAGGCCCGCTGATGGCCGGTATGAACGTGGTGGGCGACCTGTTCGGGGCCGGCAAAATGTTCCTGCCCCAGGTGGTGAAATCGGCCCGGGTGATGAAGAAGGCGGTGGCCTACCTGGAGCCCTACCTGCTGGCCGACAAGCAGAGCGGCGACCGGCAGACGGCCGGTAAAATCCTGCTGGCTACGGTGAAAGGCGACGTGCACGACATCGGCAAGAACATCGTGGGCGTGGTGCTGGCCTGCAACAACTTCGACATCGTGGACCTGGGGGTGATGGTGCCGCTGGAGCGCATCCTCGACGAAGCCCAGAAGCAGCAAGTGGACGTTATCGGCCTGAGCGGGCTGATTACGCCGAGCCTGGATGAGATGGTGTACGTGGCCCAGGAGATGGAAAAGCGCGGTCTGAAAACCCCGCTGCTCATCGGCGGTGCCACCACCTCCCGCCTGCACGCCGCCGTGAAGATTGCGCCCAACTACAGCGGCCCCATCGTGCACGTGAACGACGCCTCCCGCTCGGTGGGCGTGGCCGCCGCCCTGCTCGGCTCGGCCGATGCGGAGTACGCCCGCACCGTGCGCGAGGAGTACCGCCAGTTGCGCGAGGACTACGCCGGCCGTCAGCGCGACAAAAACTACCTGACTATCGAGGCCGCCCGCGAAAACGGGTTCCAGGCCGATTGGGCCGCCACGCCCATTGTGAAGCCTACCTTCCTCGGCACCAAAACGCTGGAAGACTACGACCTGGCCGAACTGGCCACTTACATCGATTGGACGCCATTCTTCCAGACCTGGGAGCTGAAAGGCCGCTACCCGCGCATTCTGGAAGACCCGAACGTGGGCGAGGCCGCCACTCAGCTCTTCCACGACGCCCAGAAGATGCTGCGCCAGATCATCGACGAGAAGCTGCTCACGGCCCGCGCCGTCATCGGCTTCTGGCCCGCCAACACCGTCGGCCACGACACCGTGCAGGTGTTCACCGACGACAGCCGGACCAAAGTAGCCACCGAGTTTTTCACGCTACGCCAGCAGAGTGAAAAGGCCGAAGGCGTGCCCAACCTGGCTTTCTCCGACTTCGTGGCCCCGCTCGAAACCGGCCGGGCCGACTACATCGGCGGCTTTGCTGTCACGGCCGGCATCGGTATTGAAAAGCACCTGGAGCGGTTCGAGGCCGAGCACGACGACTACAGTAGTATCCTGATGAAGGCCCTGGCCGACCGCCTCGCCGAGGCGTTTGCCGAGCGCCTGCACCAGCGCGTGCGCGAGGAGTTCTGGGGCTACGACCCG